A single Penaeus chinensis breed Huanghai No. 1 chromosome 7, ASM1920278v2, whole genome shotgun sequence DNA region contains:
- the LOC125026898 gene encoding uncharacterized protein LOC125026898, protein MPLTSRQPGRTLLKRRGEAPPDPFGKWARPEKENWYTKYVRRRNGVGVILSSVMKDKVVEVKRLGSRIMKVEVALAEEKINIVSVYAPQSGTDKRVISRIHEGWGTEARNEEGESIIDFAIAYDQAIVPTFFKKHKKLIVVNLL, encoded by the exons ATGCCTCTTACAAGTAGACAGCCAGGGCGAACCCTGCTTAAGCGACGCGGAGAGGCCCCGCCTGACCCCTTCGGTAAATGGGCGCGTCCAGAGAAGGAGAATTGGTACACTAAAT ACGTGAGACGAAGAAATGGTGTCGGTGTTATCCTTAGTAGCGTTATGAAGGACAAAGTAGTTGAAGTCAAAAGATTGGGCAGTCGGATTATGAAAGTTGAAGTAGCCCTCGCAGAAGAAAAGATTAATATTGTTAGTGTTTATGCGCCACAGTCAG GAACAGACAAGAGAGTTATATCTAGAATTCATGAAGGTTGGGGAACGGAGGCGAGAAACGAGGAAGGGGAAAGCATCATAGATTTTGCAATAGCATACGACCAAGCAATAGTTCCTACTTTCTTCAAGAAGCATAAGAAACTTATAGTTGTGAATTTATTATAA